A region of Streptomyces sp. R44 DNA encodes the following proteins:
- a CDS encoding nucleotidyltransferase family protein produces MNLTEGPAAQPAVGASAVLPHGAPHGGAPRAPDTPPPALPLDHTQAILETTKEVGAALKASGRPFALVGSVAAYAHGIPVRLQHDTDFAVLREDAEVVAESLRERGVRIVDPPEDWLVKARAGGEEIDLIFSLAGRPVTAELLARAQTLPVDSVHMPVLAPTDLLASRLLALSEHHCDFGPLLPLARGLRERIDWERVGEDTAGAPMAQAFLYLLELLDVLPRRSGS; encoded by the coding sequence ATGAATCTCACGGAGGGCCCGGCCGCACAGCCGGCGGTGGGCGCATCGGCAGTCCTCCCGCACGGCGCGCCGCACGGCGGGGCTCCGCGTGCGCCCGACACGCCGCCTCCTGCCCTGCCGCTCGACCACACGCAGGCGATCCTGGAGACGACGAAGGAGGTCGGGGCCGCGCTCAAGGCGTCCGGGCGCCCGTTCGCCCTGGTCGGCAGTGTCGCCGCGTACGCGCACGGCATCCCGGTCCGGCTCCAGCACGACACGGACTTCGCGGTCCTGCGCGAGGACGCCGAGGTCGTCGCGGAGTCCTTGCGGGAACGCGGCGTCCGGATCGTCGACCCGCCCGAGGACTGGCTGGTGAAGGCCCGTGCGGGCGGGGAGGAGATCGACCTGATCTTCTCGCTCGCCGGGCGACCCGTCACGGCCGAACTCCTGGCCCGAGCCCAGACGCTGCCGGTGGACTCCGTGCACATGCCCGTGCTCGCGCCGACGGACCTCCTGGCCTCCCGTCTCCTCGCGCTCTCCGAGCACCACTGCGACTTCGGTCCTCTGCTGCCGTTGGCACGGGGACTGCGCGAACGGATCGACTGGGAGCGGGTGGGCGAGGACACCGCCGGCGCGCCGATGGCCCAGGCCTTCCTCTACCTGCTCGAACTGCTGGACGTGCTGCCCCGGCGGAGCGGCTCGTGA